A stretch of Henckelia pumila isolate YLH828 chromosome 4, ASM3356847v2, whole genome shotgun sequence DNA encodes these proteins:
- the LOC140861331 gene encoding 1,4-dihydroxy-2-naphthoyl-CoA synthase, peroxisomal-like has product MDAISLVAVGCLKLRQRSELPILDRNVRTSIETFLKFIPEWRQVPDESGKPFTDIIYEKSVGEGIAKITINRPERRNAFRPHTVKELMRAFNDARDDNTIGVIIFIEKGTQAFCSGGDQSFRGKNGYADYDNFGRLNVLDLQVQIRRLPKPVIAIGASEDPDLPCVKISLVDSG; this is encoded by the exons ATGGATGCAATTAGTCTAGTTGCAGTAGGTTGTCTAAAGTTGAG acaacgatcggaacttccgatccttgatcggaacgtccgaacctcgatcgaaacATTCTTAAAATTTATTCCAGAATGGAGGCAGGTGCCCGATGAGTCCGGGAAGCCGTTCACCGATATCATCTACGAAAAATCCGTCGGAGAAGGCATTGCCaag ATAACAATCAACAGGCCAGAGAGGAGGAATGCATTCAGGCCTCACACTGTGAAGGAGCTCATGCGAGCATTCAATGATGCCAGGGACGATAATACTATTGgggtcattattttcatcgaaaag GGCACACAAGCCTTTTGCAGTGGAGGTGATCAATCGTTCAGAGGCAAAAATGGGTACGCCGACTACGACAATTTCGGACGTCTGAATGTCCTCGATTTGCAG GTGCAAATTCGTCGTCTCCCAAAGCCGGTGattgccatcggagcttccgaagatcctgatctgccatgtgtcaaaatatcacttgttgactctggatag